TGAACCGCACCGGCTTTCGTGGAGACTCGGTTAGTTGAGTGCCAAGCGCTCCGCAGGAGCCGCTTGGGTGCGGTAATACTGATCCTCGAACTCCGCAGGGGAAACATATCCCAAGGGCTCGAGAATGCGGCGGGTGTTGAACCAGGCGACCCATTCCAGCGTCGCATACTCCACGTCGTCGAAGCCTTTCCACGGCCCACGCCGGTGAATGACCTCGGTTTTGTACAACCCAATGATCGACTCGGCGAGCGCATTATCATACGCATCGCCGGCGCTGCCGACCGACGGGGCCGCGCCCGCGTCCGCGAGGCGGTTGGTGTAGCGCATCGCGACGTATTGCGACCCGCGATCCGAGTGGACCACGAGCCGGCCATCCAGCTCGCGGTCGTGCAAGGCCTGATCGAGCGCATCGAGCACCAAGTCCGTGCGCATGGTGGTGTGCGCCCGCCAGCCGACGATCCGCCGCGAGAACACGTCGATCACGAACGCCACGTAGACGAAGCCGCGCCACGTCGCGACGTAGGTGAAGTCCGCGACCCACAGCTGATTCGGCCGCTCGGCGGTGAACTGCCGTTGGACGAGATCCTCGGGGCAGGGCGCGGCGGTGTCCGGGCGCGTGGTGGTCGTGCGCCGACCCCGGACGACACCCTGGAGGCCCGCGCGGCGCATGAGCCGCGCGACGGTGCAGCGTGCCACCGTGACGCCTTCGC
The genomic region above belongs to Gemmatimonas sp. and contains:
- a CDS encoding IS3 family transposase (programmed frameshift); translation: MTKDKGVRGRGSKPFSPEVRERAVRLVQEQRDAHPTQWAAIRSIAEKIGCTAETLRLWVRRAERDAGQRLGVTTDERERLKQLERENRELKRANEILRKASAFFAGGGARPLHEVGPAVIDAFIDAERGVYGVEPICAVLQVAPSGYYQRRAVRADATRQSPRAQRDAELLEKIRAVFRDHHEVYGVRKIWHQLQREGVTVARCTVARLMRRAGLQGVVRGRRTTTTRPDTAAPCPEDLVQRQFTAERPNQLWVADFTYVATWRGFVYVAFVIDVFSRRIVGWRAHTTMRTDLVLDALDQALHDRELDGRLVVHSDRGSQYVAMRYTNRLADAGAAPSVGSAGDAYDNALAESIIGLYKTEVIHRRGPWKGFDDVEYATLEWVAWFNTRRILEPLGYVSPAEFEDQYYRTQAAPAERLALN